The following coding sequences are from one Desulfosporosinus orientis DSM 765 window:
- a CDS encoding ANTAR domain-containing response regulator, whose protein sequence is MSELSILIADDEALIRLDIKEMLLGAGHVVCAEANNGHKAIELAKALAPDLAILDVMMPGLDGLETAKILHSLNIPVLLLTAYSQSKFIKRAEKVSVYGYLVKPITERDLLPAIQIAYARWREMQDVRSKLETTRQELHSQKLIAKAKAILANREGISEYEAHQWLIHQAMDQRITVVKLADQIVGTI, encoded by the coding sequence ATGAGTGAACTATCCATCTTAATTGCGGATGATGAAGCGCTAATTCGTTTGGATATTAAGGAGATGCTGCTGGGGGCAGGTCATGTGGTTTGTGCCGAAGCCAATAACGGTCATAAAGCCATTGAACTGGCCAAGGCCTTGGCTCCGGACCTGGCAATTCTTGATGTCATGATGCCAGGGCTTGATGGCCTGGAAACAGCCAAAATATTACACTCCCTTAATATTCCGGTTTTATTGCTTACTGCCTATAGCCAGTCTAAATTTATTAAACGGGCGGAAAAAGTGAGTGTCTATGGATATCTGGTTAAGCCCATTACGGAACGGGATCTTTTGCCAGCGATTCAAATTGCTTACGCTCGCTGGAGAGAAATGCAGGATGTCCGCTCCAAACTGGAAACGACCCGGCAAGAACTCCACAGCCAAAAATTAATCGCCAAGGCTAAGGCTATTCTGGCAAATCGTGAAGGAATTAGCGAATATGAAGCTCATCAATGGTTGATTCATCAAGCCATGGATCAAAGAATTACCGTGGTTAAGCTGGCAGATCAAATTGTGGGCACAATTTAA
- a CDS encoding sensor histidine kinase translates to MDLARVKDLCVEYTNLTEEDIKILETMALQIPNTSLLTETDIFIDAPLKDGSDAVVLAWAPPEKRSLYNHSVVGEMALATSEPAVYRTLKTGETCRNIRGVSQEGIPIAQTVVAIRNPANDVIGTLIMERDISEELRQEEQVEFLTQTAERLSNTLMYLSMTGSQFENWVGNGIFVLNKHSKITYVNKKAAEVYQEYHGFEALGQEFLFTMFNCSTLQELLDLLENPTEVCILNKSYLFEAYPLVTYGDLSGCVISFRDITDLRKKEEELNAKSTIIREIHHRVKNNLQNVAALLRLQMRRSDLDIVKAEFSASINRIISIAMVHDVFACQNCDSVDLKDLSQRILKALLDSSMSPEQKIEAHVNGQNLQLPSTKAVPLALVINELLTNCFKHGVRSLENGIILIDIIEKKGYIHLSVKDNGPEPEVPFDKTKQRRLGLQIVDSLVEDQLGGEFRMERLNGMTVASVSFPKHS, encoded by the coding sequence ATGGATCTGGCAAGGGTTAAGGACTTATGTGTTGAATACACTAACCTCACGGAAGAGGACATTAAAATCTTAGAGACCATGGCTTTGCAGATCCCCAATACTTCATTGCTGACGGAGACAGATATTTTTATAGATGCTCCTCTGAAGGACGGGAGTGATGCGGTGGTGCTGGCTTGGGCTCCTCCTGAGAAACGTTCTTTGTATAATCATAGTGTTGTCGGCGAAATGGCTTTGGCTACCAGCGAGCCGGCGGTTTACCGGACGTTAAAGACGGGAGAAACCTGTCGTAATATCCGGGGAGTGAGTCAAGAGGGGATTCCTATTGCCCAGACGGTTGTTGCTATTCGCAATCCCGCCAATGATGTAATCGGAACGTTGATCATGGAACGGGATATTTCCGAGGAATTGCGGCAAGAAGAGCAAGTGGAGTTTTTGACTCAAACTGCTGAGCGCTTAAGCAATACCCTGATGTACCTGTCCATGACGGGTTCTCAATTTGAAAATTGGGTTGGGAATGGGATTTTTGTCTTAAATAAGCACAGCAAAATCACCTACGTCAACAAAAAAGCCGCTGAAGTGTACCAGGAGTATCATGGCTTTGAGGCTTTAGGACAAGAATTTCTCTTCACCATGTTTAACTGCAGCACATTACAGGAATTGCTGGATTTGCTGGAAAATCCCACGGAGGTTTGTATTCTCAATAAAAGTTATCTTTTTGAGGCCTATCCTCTTGTAACCTATGGAGATTTAAGCGGCTGTGTTATATCCTTTAGAGATATAACAGATCTGCGCAAAAAAGAAGAGGAGCTTAATGCGAAAAGCACGATTATCAGGGAGATTCACCACCGGGTTAAAAATAATCTCCAAAACGTTGCGGCTTTGCTTCGCTTACAGATGCGGCGTTCCGATTTAGATATTGTCAAAGCGGAATTTTCGGCAAGTATTAATCGAATTATTTCCATTGCAATGGTCCATGATGTCTTTGCTTGCCAGAACTGTGATTCTGTTGATTTGAAAGACCTTTCCCAGCGTATCTTAAAGGCATTATTAGATAGTTCCATGTCCCCTGAACAAAAAATCGAGGCTCATGTCAATGGTCAAAACCTGCAGCTGCCCAGTACTAAAGCAGTTCCTCTGGCCTTGGTCATTAATGAGCTGCTGACTAACTGTTTTAAGCATGGGGTCCGGTCTTTAGAAAACGGCATTATTTTAATTGATATTATTGAGAAAAAAGGATATATTCACTTATCCGTAAAAGATAATGGCCCTGAACCTGAGGTGCCTTTTGATAAAACCAAACAACGTCGCTTGGGTTTGCAAATCGTGGATTCCCTTGTGGAAGATCAATTAGGCGGAGAGTTTAGAATGGAACGATTGAATGGTATGACAGTTGCATCAGTTAGCTTTCCAAAACATAGTTAG
- a CDS encoding EutP/PduV family microcompartment system protein yields MGRILLIGGIGAGKTSLKQMLMDEQLSYQKTQMIDFTHTFIDCPGEYLEIPRFYHVLIDASHQVSEIWALQDATKQRTFYPPKFSKVFRKPIIGVITKVDLANADIKQARTFLHYAGIEEPFYPTSVMNGEGVAPLRRRLEALNGSGKG; encoded by the coding sequence ATGGGCAGAATACTTCTAATTGGAGGCATCGGGGCCGGTAAGACCTCATTAAAGCAAATGCTTATGGATGAGCAATTGAGCTATCAAAAAACTCAGATGATTGATTTTACCCATACCTTTATTGATTGTCCCGGCGAATACCTGGAGATTCCTCGTTTTTATCACGTCTTAATCGATGCCAGCCACCAAGTCTCGGAAATCTGGGCCCTCCAGGATGCAACGAAACAGAGAACCTTCTACCCTCCCAAGTTTTCCAAGGTTTTTCGCAAGCCGATTATCGGGGTTATCACCAAAGTGGATCTGGCCAATGCCGATATTAAACAAGCCCGTACTTTTCTTCATTATGCAGGCATCGAAGAACCCTTTTACCCAACGTCAGTCATGAATGGGGAAGGAGTTGCACCTTTACGCAGGCGATTGGAGGCCTTGAATGGATCTGGCAAGGGTTAA